The window TTGCCCTCCTGCTCGGACGACAGCGCGAGGAGGACAACCAGGTGTTGCCGTTCAGGACGTTGGTGACGGCGCGTAGTGGTCGGCAAGGTTGGTGGCGAGGGCGCGGAGGTGAGCCCTGGCTTCGGCGGGGCCGTGCACCGTGATGGCGTTCCCGAACGGCAGCAATGCTCGCACGTCCTCCAGCTGCAGGAAGCGAATTGTCACCTTGTAGCCGGTGGCGGATTCTTCATCGTCGTCCCGGACGAGTCGTAGGCCGAAAATCCGTTGCGCTCGCTCGATCTGGGTCTGGTCGATGGTGGCGCTGACCTCTATCGCGTGGTTGTGTGCCCACTGATCAATGAGCGCTGCAGCGACGGTGACCAGGGTTTGGTTCTCGCGGAGCCGTCGTGGCTGGTCGACTTCTTTCCACGTGGTGATCCGTTCGAGTCGGTACATCCGTGGCACTCGGGCACAGTCGGCAACGAGGTACCAGATGCCGGCCTTGGCGAGCAGCCCGTAGGGATCCACGACCAGGTCGCGTGGGCACGACTCGCGTGGGCTGTCGTACCCAATCCGTAGCTGGCGACCTCGCCGCACCGCGCCGATCAGCGAAGCCGGAGTCGGGCCGGAAGCTCGTGTCCGGTGCCAGGGACGGCTGTCCACGTGCACGACGTCGGTGAGCGGCAGGAGCTCATCAACTCGACGTGACTGTGTCGCGGCGAGCTTGGCGAGCGCGCGTCGGCTTTCGGCCGACGCGTCGAGCTCCGCGCGTTGCCGCTCATCCAGCCCGATGAGCGAGAGATGATCACGCTCGCCGGGCGTGAGTCGCGTGAGGTCGAGCCCGGACCCGGGCAGCATGGTCACGCCGCCGAGGCGGCCCCGGTGTGCGGTCACCGGCAGACCGGCGTCGCGGAGCCAGTTCAGGTCCCGGGTGATGGTTCGGAGGGAAACCCCGAGCGCCGAGGCAAGTTCCTGGGTGGTCGCGCCATCCCTCGATTCGAGCAGCAGCATGAGGGCGAAGAAGCGGTCCGGGGTCACCGACCAAGTTTCTCAACAAATTGCGACATGATGCGGCGCATATTCCGGCCAGGCTGGTGGATGCGTACCTACGACCAGCGAGAAGGAACAACCATGACCACATCTGTCGTGTCCATCGTCTACGTGAACGACGCGCCCGCCGCAGCTCGTTTCTACGGCGACCTCCTCGGCATCAGCCCTTCGTTGGAGACTTCGGGATACATCACCTTCGACCTCGGGCCAGGCGCTGAGCTCGCTGTGTGGTCCGGCCAGTTCGAGGATCTGTCGCCGAACGTCCCGCGTACCAGTGAGGTTTGCCTGGCCATCGGCGGTGGACGACCCGACGAGATCAACGCGATCTTCAAGGAGTGGCAGTCCAAGGGCGTCACGATCCTGCACGAGCCTCACGATGCGGGGTTCGGGCCGACCTTCCTCGCCGCCGATCCTGACGGGAACCGCATCCGGGTCGCACCGAAGGACTGAGAGGCCACAATCCGGCAGGCGCGCACATCAGGTGTCGGTCCGTCAGAACCAGGCATGACTGAGGCAACCACGGGCTGGCCGCTGATCGACAGCCCCGACCAGCTCACCGGGATGCTGGCGGACCGGCACTACCTGGCGGGCGAAGGGCTGGCCGCGGCGGCCTTCCTGGCGCTGCGGATGGGGCGGCCCCTGTTCCTCGAGGGCGACCCCGGTGTCGGGAAGACGGACTTCGCCCGCAAGATCGCCGAGGCGCTCGACGCCCGGTGCATCCGCCTCCAGTGCCACGCCGGCCTCGACGTCTCACAGGCCCTCTACGACTGGAACTTCCCGCGGCAGATCCTCGCGCTGCGGGTGGCCGGCGAGGCGCAACCCGGAACCGGCGACCGCGCGGAGCAGTTGCGAGGGCTGTACACCGAGGAGTTCCTCCAGCGCAGGCCGATCCTGCAGGCGCTCGAGGGCGGGCGCACCGTACTGCTGATCGACGAGATCGACCGGGCCGACGACGAGTTCGAGGCGCTGCTGCTGCAGGTGCTGGAGGACTACACCGTCGGCATTCCCGAACTCGACGACGTACGGGCGCCGTTCCCGCCGCTGGTGATCCTCACCTCGAACCGGACCCGCGAGGTGCACGACGCGCTCAAACGTCGCTGCCTCTACCACTGGATCGCGCACCCGGAGCCGGAGCTGGAGGAGCGGATCCTGCGAGAGCGGGTCCCGAAGCTGGAGCAGGTACTCGCCCGGCAGATCGCGACCGGCATGCAGCGGGTACGGTCCGCCAAGAACGTCACCAAGCCACCCGGGGTGGCCGAATCCATCGACTTCGCCGCCGCGCTGACCACGTACGGCGCCGCCGCGCTCACCCCGGCGACAGTGGACGCCGCGGTGAGCACGGTGGTCAAACACCACGAGGATCTCGAGGTGGTACGCCAGTTGTTGCTGGTGCCGCACCAGCGGGAGGCGGCGTGAGGGACCTCCTCGCGTTCGTCGCCGAGTTGCGGGCGGCAGGGCTGGCGGTCGGCACGGACCGGATCGTCCTCGCCGCGCAGGCACTGGCGAGCCTGCCCGGTGACCCGTACCGGTCGCTGCGGGTCACCCTCTGCACCCACGCCGGAGACCTGTCGATCTTCGACGCGGTGTGGGCGTCACGGTCCGCCGCCGAGGTCGACCCGGACGGGGTGGCGGTCGGGTCGGTCGAACCCGGCGCAGACACCGCACCCGCCGGCGCCGAGACCGAGCCGGCCCCCGCCGGGCAGGTGCCCGACGCGGGCAATCTCGACGACCTGACCCGGCGCGACGTCCGCCGCCTGACCCCCGCCGAACGCGACGAGATCCAGCGGCTCATCGCGGTGCTGGCACCGGCCGCGCCCCACCGGCCCGCGATGCGCCGGGTGCCGGCCAGAACCGGTCGGATCGACGCGCCCGCCATGGTGCGGCTGATGCTGCGCAGCGGCGGCGAACCGAGCCGCATCCCGCGCGGTCGCCGGGCCCGGCGGCCACGACGGCTGCTCCTGCTCATCGACGTCAGCGGCTCCATGCGGGCGTACGGCGACGTGATGCTGCGCTTCGCCCACGCCGCCGTCGCGGTCCGACCGGCCACCACCGAGGTCTTCACGGTCGGCACCCGGTGGACCAGGCTCACGGCCGAGCTGCGGATCCGTGACGCGGACGCGGCGATGCGGGCGGTCGCCGAGGTGGAGACCGACTGGGGACGCGGCACCCGGCTCGGACCGGCGCTGCGGGATTTCCTGCGGGGATGGGGCGGCCGAACCGCGGTGCGTTCGGCGGTCGTCGTGGTCAGCTCCGACGGGGCGGAGTACGGCAACATGGCCGTCCTGCCCCAGCAGGTGGCCCGGCTGGCGCGACTCGGTCACGTCGTCGTATGGGTGAACCCGGCCCTCGGCGCAACCGGCTACCGGACGGTCAACCCCGCGCTCGTCAACAGCCTGCGGCACGTCACGGCGCACGTGCCCGGGCACAGCTTCGACGCCCTGAGCGACCTTGCGGAGGTGATCGCGCGATGACCGACGACCTGGCGGCCTCGGTGCGGCGTGCCCTGGCCCGCGACGACCTGCTGATGCTGGCCGCGGACGCGGACCAGGCGGTCGGCATCGTGCGCCAGCGGGAGGCGCTGTCGAAGCTCACCAGGGACGAGAAGAGTCTCTTCTCGATCGCCCTCGAGCACTACCTGACCATCGCGGGGAGCGACGAGGGCTGGGCGACGAAGGCCCGGGCCTGGAAGCACGCCGGGGTGATCGTCCGCTTCTGCAGGCTGGTCGGTATCCCCGTGCAGATGCCGGAAGGCACGTCGTACACGACCGGGGAGATGCACGCCGGGTCGTTGCGCGAGCTGGGTGACGTACGGGCGGACGGCTACCCGGACCAGCCGGTGCGCGACCTCACCCTGCACGCGTTCCACCGTCACGAGATGGCTCGCGACCTGCGTCTCACCGGCCGGTTCGACGAGGCCCTGGGCCTGGCGCAGGTGAGCCCGGACGCGTTGAACGCGGCAGGGGCGGATCCTCACATGGCGCACCTGATGTACGAGACCGGCGCGGTCTACATCCTGCGCGGGCAGGCTGCCCAGGTCGAGGACGTCATGGCGGAGATGGCGTCGTTCTGGTCGAGCCGGGAGGGTGTCCCGACGCGGTACCGGGCGGACCTCGTCGGCGCGGTGGCGTACTGGGCGACCGGCGACGCACGGGCGGAGGCCGGCCTCAGGTCCGCACTGAACCGGGTGCGAGCAATGCAGGACGCGGAGCAGGGTATCGGCGACCTGTCGGTCACGCTCGCCATGGCGGAGTACCTCGCGGAGCGCGACGGATCGGACGAGGACCGTGCCGAAGCGGTGGAGCTCGGGCGGCACGCGTTGCGGATCGCCGACGATGTCCGGGGCAGGTGGCGGGTGATCGCCCGGTCCCGGGCCCCGCTGGCCGTCGTCTTCCAGCGCGTCTACGGCGACATCGCCCTGCTCGCGGCACGGCTGGGTCCGGAGGCGGCCGAGCTGGGGCTGCGGGTCGCACTGTCGGCGAAGCAGACCGGGTTCGCCGCCCGGATCCGGACCGGACGCGCGCTGATGAGCCCCCGGGTCGAGGGCATCATCAACGACATCGTCGACGCGGAGGACGGACCGCGTCTCGGCATCGACGGTACGACCGGCAAGTCGCTCGACACACTGCGCTTCGAGCTGGAGCAGGCGGTGTCACCGATGCTCGCCGACACCGTCCTGCCGCCGCCGGCCGACCTCGGCACGCTGACCAGGGTGATCGGCGACCGGTACGCGCTGGACTACCTGGAGCTGACCGACAGTCTCGCCGAGGCGCCGAACCTGTTCCGGACCCTCATCCGGCCGGGCGGGCGGATCGCCTTCGAGCGGTTCGAGCCCGACCCGTTCCACGCCGCCTTCTTCCACCACGCCCGCCGGTACAGGAACCTGGCGATGCTGCTCAACCGCGTACTCGACCACGAGGCCGACCTCGACCGCGACCTGACGTCCACGGCGACGGCACAGGGCGCCGCACTCGACCTCGCCGAGTTCGACTGGGGAGTGCTCGCCCGCAGCGTCCTGCCCGGGTCGCTGCTGGCGGACCTCGCTGCGGACGGGCCGCCGATCAAGCTGCTGATCTCGGCGCACTCCTGGCTCAGCCTGGTCCCCTGGCCGGCGCTCGACGTGTGCCCCGACGACCGCCGGGTGCGGCTCGTCGAGCGGGCGGTCATCACCCAGACCCCGGCGTTCACGTGCCTGCAGCACCCGGCGCCGCCACTGGTCACCGGAGAGGCGCTGATCCGGCTCGTGGGCCGGGACGAGGAGGGCGTCGACGTCCGCGCCGAACGGCTCGCGTGGGGGCTGCCCGGCAGCACCGACGGGGTACGGCTCAGCGAGTGCACCATCGAGTCCGAACGGGAACCGGTGCGCCGGGACGGCCGTCTTGCCGACGCCCTGCGCGACCAGGGCCGGTGGGGGTTCGTACACATCGCCTCGCACGGCGCCGGTGAGGGGCTGGCGCAGTACCTCAACATCCCGGGCGAGTCGCTGTCCTTCGGGCGCGCGCTCGGCCTCAAGTGGCCCGGCTCGGTGCTCATGGCCTCGTGCCACGTCGGGCAGGTCATCAACGTCACCGAGGCGGAGCCGATCACCCTGGTCATGGCATTGCTCAACGGCGGGGCCCGCTGCGTCGTCGCCGGCATCGACTCGGTCCACGACGAGGGAACCGGCAGGGCGGCGAGCCACATCGTACGCGCGATCCGGGAGCGACCGGTGTCGCTCGACTTCGCGTTGCACGACGCCCAACTCGCCGCCGTCAAGAACGGTGCGCCGGAGCCGGAATGGGCCCTACTCGGTGCCTATACGCAGTGACGGCCCGACTTCGGCCACGCGCAGTGCGGCCTCGACCCGGGGCTGCCGGCCGCTCTGGTTGGCGTAGCGGCCGAGCCGGTACCACCGGCGCCGCCACGCGTAGTAGGCCGGGCCGTCGCCGGTCAGCGACCGGAGCGCGACCACGGACCGGTTGAACAGCGGAAACGTGGCGGCGGCGATGATGTTGCCGTGGTTGGGACCGCCGCCGCTCGCCTCGGTCGACAGCCAGGTCGACAGGCCGGTCACCGCCTCGTCGTCGAGCGGGTCCGGCTTGAGACAGGCATCGAACGGGTCCGGTGAGGGCAGCGAGTGGCCGGGGACGAGCAGCGCCAGGTTGAGCCGCAGTTGCACGAGCGCCCGCTTGTGGTCGTGCTTCATCGGCATCGGTTCGTCGTCGGCGTTGCGTACCGGCTCCTGGATCGCGTCGTACGCGCGGGTGAACTGCTCGATCAGCAGGGCGCGTTCCTGCTTCCAGGTGGCGGTCCCGGTCGGGGTGCGCCCCAGGTGCTCCATCGCCGGGGACAGCGCCAGGGCGAGCAGCGCCGCGCGGGCCGTCATGATGCCGGGGTTGCGGTACCCGGTCACCAACGCCAGGCGCTTGGCGGTGACGACGTGCACGAGGGTGTGGGTGTCCTTGATGCGCCGCGCGGTGTCCAGGGCGCGCCGGCCGATCTCGACCGCCTCGGACAGGTCGCGGTACATGCGCTGGACCCACCGTTCCTCGCTGTCGGTGTCCGCGCCGGGGAACTGCTCGCTCCAGAGACAGATGATCCGCTCCGCCGTACGGCACGCGGTGCCGGTCTCGGCCAGTGCCAGCTGCAACAGCACCTCGTCGAGGGCCAGGAGGAAGTCCTCGCGGTCGGCCCTGCCGAGGTGCGAGTCGTAGTAGCTGCGGTACCTGGCCCGCGCCTCCTGGTGCACGATGTACGCGGCGTCGTAGCCCGCCTCGGTGTCCCGTTTCGACTCCGCCAGGGCCTGCGCCCGGATGGCGCCGAGGGCCCGCGGGGCGAACTCGGGCCACACCAGGTTGCGGGCGGCGTCCGCCAGCCGCCTGATGTGGCCGTAGGACCGGGCGCTCTGCTCCCGTTCCTCCTCGTCCATCGCCTCGAACGCCGCCTGGACCTGCTGTACGGCGTTCCACGACGCCTCGTAGACCAGCCATCCCATCAGGGGCAGCAGTTCCCGCAGCGGAGCCGGTGGCTCCTCGGGCACCGGCTCGACCAGGAAGGTGGCCTTGTACTGGGCGATGTCCTGCTCGATCGAGGTCACGACGTCGTTGTCGACTTCGAGGTCACGGTGGCGGAAGTCCTCGCACAGCTCCAGCAGCCGCCGAGTGTCCATCATGGTGTGGATCCTTCCGTGTCGTCGGTCCGGAGGAAGCGGTGGTTCGTCCGTCAGAACCTGACGGACGAAGCACACGATCACGAGGGGGCCGCCATGATGACCGCCGACGAGCTCCGCACGCTCTGCACGGGGATCCGCGCCCGGAGTGCGGAGGGCGGGCCGCCGCCCGACAGCCCGGAGGTGGACGCCGGGCTGGTCGGCCTGATCGAGGCGGACGTCGAGGAGTACCGGGCCAGGTTTCTGGTCGACCCGGTGCCCGAGGAGCCACCGGAGCCACTGCGGAAGCTGCTTCCGCTGATGGGGTGGCTGATCTTCGAGGTCTCGCTCGACCGCCTCTGGGAGGTCAAGACCCGGTTCGAGACGCTCCGGGGCGCCGAGGGCGAGGCGTCACGGGTGGCCGCTTCCCTGATCAGGCGTCTGTCGGACGCCGGGCGAGCGCTGGTGTGGCCGCAGTTCGCCCCACGGCTGCTCGGCGCGATCCGGGCGCAGGCACTGGTGGAGTCCAAACGGGACACCGAGGCCGGCTACGACGCCGCCTACATCCTGCATCAGGAGGCCAGGGAAAGGCACCGCAGCTACGACGGCTCGCTCCGCGACGGTCCGCTCAGGGATCGCCTGGCACTGGACCTGGACGAGGTCCTGCTGACCCTCGCGCTGGCCGAGACCGGCACGGCGTGCCGGACCGCGGAGCGGGTCATCGGCCGCTGGGACCAGGACTTCCGTGCGGAGGATCCGGACCAGGACAGGGACGAGAGCGAGCGCTGGACCCAGCGCATGTTCGCGCAGCTCGTCGAGGGCATCGAGATCGGTACGCGCGCGCTCGCCGACGGGCGGCGGATCAAGGCCACGCTGGGTCTGGTCGACGGGGTGACCGAGACCCGGCTGACGCTCGTCACCGGACTGCGCAATCCCGCGATCATGACCTGTCGCGCGATCCTGCTCGCGTACTCCATGTGTCCGCAGATGGAGTTGCTCGGACGGATCCCACCGGCACCCGCCGAGACGTGGCCGGAATACCAGCGGCACCTGCTGGATCGGTTCGACGCCACGTTCCCGACGCTGCTCCTGCCGGTGTCGAAGCCGAACGGCGAACCTTGGCCGCTGAGCGCCGACCACTCCCGGAGCCTCGTCCAGTTGTGCCTGCACCTCGGGCTCGTCACCCCGCGGCACCCCCTGCACGACCCCGTACGCGTCGACGACGAGCTGACCCTGACGGTGTTGGACGACGACGCGGTGGAGCGGATGTGCGCGTGGCTGGCCACCGAGGTCGACGGGAAGCAGCGCGGTGACGCCAACACCATCGGCACCGCATCCAAGCCGGACTTCATCAGCTCGGTCGAGGCGTGCCGGCGGGACACCGGCGCCGCCTCGGACTACCGCAGGTGGCGCAGCCGCTGGTTCGAGCTGGACCGGTACGCCGGGGAGGACGGACGCCGCACCCGCATCGACGAGATCCTCGGCATCGACCGGGACGGGAAGGGGTAGGACCGCGCAGCCGCCCGGGCCACGAGTCCCGAGGCCGACTCCGTCGACTACCGTACGGAGTTGGCGCTGGTCACCGCGGGAACAGCGGCAGCTTCGGCGATCGAACAACAAAGGGAACCGAATGAGTTTCGAAGAGAGCGTGCGTGCCACCTTCCGTCGTGGCGACAGCGACGGCGTGTTGCGGATGGCGCGGGCGGAGGTCGAGCGGGCGCGTTCGGCCGGTGAGCCCGCGGGTGAGGTGGAAGGGCTCTACGCCATGGCACGCGTCGCCATCCGCGGTGACGACCTGCGGCGTGCCGAGGAACTGGCCACCGCCGCGCTGGAGGTCGCGGTACGCGCCGGTGACCGGCGACTGGAGGAACGTCCTCGGCACGTGCTCGCCGCCGTGGCCCGGGTGTCCGGTGACTACCCCAGGGCCCGTGACCTCTACCTCGCGAACATCGCGCTCAACGAGGCCCTGGGGCAGCCGGAGTTGGTCAACTCCGAGTACCACAACCTGGCTTTCACCGAGCTCCATCTCGGCAACATCGACCGCGCCCGTGAGCTGTTCGAGGCCGGTCGCGAGCGGGTGTTCCGGGAGGGGTACGACTCCTTCGTCCCGTACCTGTGCGTTGCCGCCGCCGCACTGGCCTCGGCCGAGGGGGATCGCGCGTTCGCCGCGCGGATGATCGGGCTGACCGACAGCGCCTATGCCGCCATCGGCCAGGTCCCCGACCCGGACGACGCCCTGGAGCTGTCGGCCGCACGCGCCGGTGCCGTCGACGCGCTCGGTGAGGAAGCCTTCGCGCGGGAGTACGCGTTCGGCGCGGCCCAGAAGCCCGCCGAGGCGTTCGGCATCGGCCCGGTCGCCGGGGAGTAGTTCGGACCCGGGGCCGACGCCCGGTGCGACTCACCTCTCCACGGCCCGGTAGGTCGCGGCGACGTACTCCCGGGCGCGGTCGGAGCCGAGGATGCCGCCGCCCATCCGGTTCATCACGTAGCTGATGGTCATGCGCCGGTCCAGGTCCACGATCGCCATCGAGCCGCCCCAGCCACCCCAGTAGCCGATCCGGCCCGCCGGTACCCACGGCAGCGTCCGCGGGTCGCTCAACGCGAAGCCCAGCCCCCACCGCAGGTACAGGCCGTTGACCAGATCGGCGCCGGCAGTCTGCTCGGCGAGGATCAGCTCGGCGGTCCGCTCCCTGAGCAGGCGTACGCCGTCGACCGTCCCACCGAGGGCCAGTACGGACAGGATGCGCGCGACCGATCGGGCGTTTCCGTGGCCGTTGGCGGCGCCGATTTCGGCTGCCCGCCAGCCCGCCGTATTGGCGTCCCCGGGTGCGACGACCGGGCCGGTGAACGTGCGGTACGCCGGGCCGTCCTCGTCCGGCGCCGACGGGTCGAACGGCGCGGGCGGCGGCGGGACGACGTCCGCGACGCGGTGCAGGTCCCGGTCGGCGACCCCGAGCTGGAAGTCGGCGCCGAGGGGGCCGGTGAGCTCCTCGGCCACGAACTGGCGCAGCGTCCGGCCGGTCACCCGGTGGATCAGCGCGCCGAGCAGGTGTCCCTGGCTGAACAGGTGGTAGCCGGACGCGGTGCCCGGCTCCCACCAGGGCGCCTGGGCGGCCATCCGGGCGGCGGCGGCTGGCGCGTCGTAGAGGTCCTCGACCCGGCTCGGGGCGTCCAGGCCCGAGACACCCGAGGCGTGCGCCAGCAGATGGCGTACCTTCACCCCGTCTTTGCCGTTCGCGCCGAACTCGGGCCAGTACACCGCCACCGGTGCGTCGAGGTCCAGTTGCCCGCGGTCGACGAGGATGAGCACGGCCACGGCGACGACCTGCTTGGTGATCGACCACACATTGGTGATGGTGTCGGCCCCCCAGGGCCGGGTACGGGCCTCGTCCCGGTACCCGCCCCACACGTCGACGACCGTCTCGCCGTCGATGTCGATCGTGATCGACGCCCCGAGTTCCGTGCCGGAGCTCAGGTTGCGTTCCAGCGCGTCGCGGACCTCGGCAAACTGTTCCGTGTTCATGGTGGTGCTCTCCTTCTTCCGACTGCGGGAAGAGAAGCGTCCACCCCTCACACCAGTGAGAAGGTCAAGTGTTGGCGATCACGTCGACGAACTCGAGGATCGCGGTACGTCGGGCCGTCAGGTCGTCGATCCGGGTCCCCAGCGAGTCGGCCTCGCGGCGCAGGGCGGCCACGAACTCCGGGTCGACGCCGTCGAGCGTGGTCGGGTCCGGCCCGCGCAGGCAGGGCAGCAGGTCCCGGATCATCCGGGTGGGCAGTCCGGCGGCGAGGAGGGTACGGATCTGGGTGACGCGTTCCACCCCGACGTCGCAGTAGACCCGGTAACCGTTGACGTCCCGCCCGGGTGTGATGAGGTGCTGCTCCTCGTAGTAGCGGAGCAGCCGCTGCGGGACCCCCGTCCGGGCGGTCATCTCGCCGATCTTCATCTTCCGATGATGCCTCGCCGCACTACCCGGATGCGTACACCGCTGACCACGACCCCGTCCCGGCCGGCCCTCTCCGGAGGG of the Micromonospora sp. NBC_01796 genome contains:
- a CDS encoding VOC family protein, coding for MSIVYVNDAPAAARFYGDLLGISPSLETSGYITFDLGPGAELAVWSGQFEDLSPNVPRTSEVCLAIGGGRPDEINAIFKEWQSKGVTILHEPHDAGFGPTFLAADPDGNRIRVAPKD
- a CDS encoding tetratricopeptide repeat protein, giving the protein MSFEESVRATFRRGDSDGVLRMARAEVERARSAGEPAGEVEGLYAMARVAIRGDDLRRAEELATAALEVAVRAGDRRLEERPRHVLAAVARVSGDYPRARDLYLANIALNEALGQPELVNSEYHNLAFTELHLGNIDRARELFEAGRERVFREGYDSFVPYLCVAAAALASAEGDRAFAARMIGLTDSAYAAIGQVPDPDDALELSAARAGAVDALGEEAFAREYAFGAAQKPAEAFGIGPVAGE
- a CDS encoding AAA family ATPase, giving the protein MTEATTGWPLIDSPDQLTGMLADRHYLAGEGLAAAAFLALRMGRPLFLEGDPGVGKTDFARKIAEALDARCIRLQCHAGLDVSQALYDWNFPRQILALRVAGEAQPGTGDRAEQLRGLYTEEFLQRRPILQALEGGRTVLLIDEIDRADDEFEALLLQVLEDYTVGIPELDDVRAPFPPLVILTSNRTREVHDALKRRCLYHWIAHPEPELEERILRERVPKLEQVLARQIATGMQRVRSAKNVTKPPGVAESIDFAAALTTYGAAALTPATVDAAVSTVVKHHEDLEVVRQLLLVPHQREAA
- a CDS encoding MerR family transcriptional regulator; translated protein: MKIGEMTARTGVPQRLLRYYEEQHLITPGRDVNGYRVYCDVGVERVTQIRTLLAAGLPTRMIRDLLPCLRGPDPTTLDGVDPEFVAALRREADSLGTRIDDLTARRTAILEFVDVIANT
- a CDS encoding VWA domain-containing protein; translated protein: MRDLLAFVAELRAAGLAVGTDRIVLAAQALASLPGDPYRSLRVTLCTHAGDLSIFDAVWASRSAAEVDPDGVAVGSVEPGADTAPAGAETEPAPAGQVPDAGNLDDLTRRDVRRLTPAERDEIQRLIAVLAPAAPHRPAMRRVPARTGRIDAPAMVRLMLRSGGEPSRIPRGRRARRPRRLLLLIDVSGSMRAYGDVMLRFAHAAVAVRPATTEVFTVGTRWTRLTAELRIRDADAAMRAVAEVETDWGRGTRLGPALRDFLRGWGGRTAVRSAVVVVSSDGAEYGNMAVLPQQVARLARLGHVVVWVNPALGATGYRTVNPALVNSLRHVTAHVPGHSFDALSDLAEVIAR
- a CDS encoding CHAT domain-containing protein, yielding MTDDLAASVRRALARDDLLMLAADADQAVGIVRQREALSKLTRDEKSLFSIALEHYLTIAGSDEGWATKARAWKHAGVIVRFCRLVGIPVQMPEGTSYTTGEMHAGSLRELGDVRADGYPDQPVRDLTLHAFHRHEMARDLRLTGRFDEALGLAQVSPDALNAAGADPHMAHLMYETGAVYILRGQAAQVEDVMAEMASFWSSREGVPTRYRADLVGAVAYWATGDARAEAGLRSALNRVRAMQDAEQGIGDLSVTLAMAEYLAERDGSDEDRAEAVELGRHALRIADDVRGRWRVIARSRAPLAVVFQRVYGDIALLAARLGPEAAELGLRVALSAKQTGFAARIRTGRALMSPRVEGIINDIVDAEDGPRLGIDGTTGKSLDTLRFELEQAVSPMLADTVLPPPADLGTLTRVIGDRYALDYLELTDSLAEAPNLFRTLIRPGGRIAFERFEPDPFHAAFFHHARRYRNLAMLLNRVLDHEADLDRDLTSTATAQGAALDLAEFDWGVLARSVLPGSLLADLAADGPPIKLLISAHSWLSLVPWPALDVCPDDRRVRLVERAVITQTPAFTCLQHPAPPLVTGEALIRLVGRDEEGVDVRAERLAWGLPGSTDGVRLSECTIESEREPVRRDGRLADALRDQGRWGFVHIASHGAGEGLAQYLNIPGESLSFGRALGLKWPGSVLMASCHVGQVINVTEAEPITLVMALLNGGARCVVAGIDSVHDEGTGRAASHIVRAIRERPVSLDFALHDAQLAAVKNGAPEPEWALLGAYTQ
- a CDS encoding serine hydrolase domain-containing protein produces the protein MNTEQFAEVRDALERNLSSGTELGASITIDIDGETVVDVWGGYRDEARTRPWGADTITNVWSITKQVVAVAVLILVDRGQLDLDAPVAVYWPEFGANGKDGVKVRHLLAHASGVSGLDAPSRVEDLYDAPAAAARMAAQAPWWEPGTASGYHLFSQGHLLGALIHRVTGRTLRQFVAEELTGPLGADFQLGVADRDLHRVADVVPPPPAPFDPSAPDEDGPAYRTFTGPVVAPGDANTAGWRAAEIGAANGHGNARSVARILSVLALGGTVDGVRLLRERTAELILAEQTAGADLVNGLYLRWGLGFALSDPRTLPWVPAGRIGYWGGWGGSMAIVDLDRRMTISYVMNRMGGGILGSDRAREYVAATYRAVER
- a CDS encoding helix-turn-helix transcriptional regulator; amino-acid sequence: MTPDRFFALMLLLESRDGATTQELASALGVSLRTITRDLNWLRDAGLPVTAHRGRLGGVTMLPGSGLDLTRLTPGERDHLSLIGLDERQRAELDASAESRRALAKLAATQSRRVDELLPLTDVVHVDSRPWHRTRASGPTPASLIGAVRRGRQLRIGYDSPRESCPRDLVVDPYGLLAKAGIWYLVADCARVPRMYRLERITTWKEVDQPRRLRENQTLVTVAAALIDQWAHNHAIEVSATIDQTQIERAQRIFGLRLVRDDDEESATGYKVTIRFLQLEDVRALLPFGNAITVHGPAEARAHLRALATNLADHYAPSPTS